A part of Candidatus Binatia bacterium genomic DNA contains:
- a CDS encoding patatin-like phospholipase family protein, producing the protein MLGLVLTAGGARGAYQAGVLRRISEIPALARRPLPFAIVTGASAGAINGVALAARSGNFGNAALEIALLWSQLRVEQVFRSDVPSLLTTGATLARDFVLGGLFGSTLTSGFFDTSPLEAMLRNAFPHGGIADAIRRNQVYAVAVTATSYHSGRSYTFIEGRSGHPVWNKSRRVVVPGVLTYRHVLASSAIPILFPPARIDDRPDSLWFGDGALRLVAPMSPAIRLGATRILAVGVRSSRAAATLAREELAGNAALDAEGGRIASPPLAQVCGVFFNAIFLDHLDADVEHLQRMNTLLTSHMRGGDDDARDTTIEGMKPIEPLVVSPSEDLALVAQRFAHRMPRLVRYMLDGLGIPDAQSADLMSYLLFDSAFTRTLVDIGWRDADARIDEIEEFVRGADPLLAEVRQMPVRLHAVGGVE; encoded by the coding sequence ATGCTCGGTCTCGTGCTCACCGCGGGTGGTGCGCGCGGCGCTTACCAGGCCGGCGTCCTCCGGCGGATTTCCGAAATTCCGGCGCTCGCCCGCCGGCCTCTTCCGTTTGCGATCGTGACCGGCGCCTCGGCCGGCGCGATCAACGGCGTGGCGCTGGCGGCGCGCTCGGGAAACTTCGGCAATGCCGCGCTCGAGATCGCGCTGCTGTGGTCCCAGCTGCGCGTCGAGCAGGTGTTCCGCTCCGACGTTCCGTCGCTGCTGACCACCGGTGCGACGCTCGCACGCGACTTCGTGCTCGGCGGGCTGTTCGGTTCGACGCTGACCAGCGGCTTCTTCGACACCTCGCCGCTCGAGGCCATGCTGCGCAACGCGTTCCCGCATGGCGGCATTGCGGACGCGATCCGGCGAAACCAGGTCTACGCAGTCGCGGTGACGGCCACCAGCTATCATTCCGGCCGCTCGTACACGTTCATCGAGGGACGCAGCGGCCATCCCGTGTGGAACAAGAGCCGTCGCGTCGTCGTTCCCGGGGTGCTGACGTACCGGCACGTGCTCGCGTCGTCGGCGATCCCGATCCTCTTCCCGCCGGCGCGCATCGATGACCGGCCCGACAGCCTGTGGTTCGGCGACGGTGCGCTGCGCCTGGTCGCGCCGATGAGCCCGGCGATCCGCCTCGGAGCAACGCGCATCCTTGCCGTCGGGGTGCGTTCGTCGCGCGCCGCAGCGACGCTCGCGCGCGAAGAGCTCGCCGGAAACGCCGCGCTGGACGCCGAAGGCGGCCGTATCGCCAGTCCGCCGCTGGCCCAGGTCTGCGGAGTGTTCTTCAACGCGATCTTCCTCGACCACCTGGATGCCGACGTCGAGCACCTGCAGCGAATGAACACCCTGCTCACGAGCCACATGCGCGGCGGCGACGACGATGCGCGCGATACGACGATCGAAGGCATGAAGCCGATCGAGCCGCTGGTCGTCTCGCCATCGGAAGACCTGGCGCTGGTGGCGCAGCGCTTCGCGCACCGCATGCCGCGCCTGGTCCGCTACATGCTGGACGGCCTCGGCATCCCCGATGCCCAGAGCGCCGACCTCATGAGCTATCTCCTGTTCGATTCCGCGTTCACGAGGACTCTCGTCGACATCGGGTGGCGCGACGCCGACGCGCGCATCGACGAGATCGAGGAGTTCGTGCGCGGCGCCGACCCGCTCCTGGCCGAGGTGCGTCAGATGCCCGTTCGCCTGCACGCAGTGGGCGGCGTCGAATAG
- a CDS encoding alpha/beta fold hydrolase — MRAARLLAVAVFAVAAALTAFVQLAPETALRTALSLERHRSGLVRKEIDLPGGLHYVYLEGGSGEPLMLLHGFGADKDNFTRIARLLVPNYRVVIPDHIGFGESSHPADADYSPPAQAERLHELAAALGITRVHLGGNSMGGHIAMSYAVAYPNDVASLWLLDPGGIWSAPPSELAQVLQKTGRNPLMASNEDEFAKVYAFAMSDPPWVPRAFLDVMARRRIENFALEQKIFEQIRGDRLEERLRGLATPTLIVWGREDRAINVATAEVLHGMLPHSQVIVLDHIGHLPMLEAPERSAADYLAFRASLAASPAATDPT, encoded by the coding sequence ATGCGCGCGGCCAGGCTTCTCGCCGTCGCCGTCTTCGCGGTTGCGGCTGCGCTGACGGCTTTCGTGCAACTGGCCCCCGAGACGGCGCTTCGTACGGCGCTGTCGCTCGAGCGCCACCGCTCCGGCCTCGTTCGCAAGGAGATCGACCTGCCGGGCGGACTCCACTACGTCTACCTCGAAGGCGGCAGCGGCGAGCCGCTGATGCTTCTCCACGGCTTCGGCGCCGACAAGGACAACTTCACGCGCATCGCGCGTCTTCTCGTGCCGAACTACCGCGTCGTGATCCCCGACCACATCGGATTCGGCGAGTCGTCGCATCCGGCCGATGCCGATTATTCGCCGCCGGCGCAGGCGGAACGCCTGCACGAGCTGGCCGCCGCGCTCGGCATTACGCGCGTGCACCTCGGCGGCAACTCGATGGGCGGCCACATCGCGATGAGCTATGCGGTGGCGTATCCGAACGACGTCGCGTCGCTGTGGCTTCTCGATCCCGGCGGGATCTGGAGCGCGCCGCCGAGCGAGCTGGCGCAGGTGCTGCAGAAGACCGGACGCAATCCGCTGATGGCCAGCAACGAGGACGAATTCGCGAAAGTCTACGCGTTCGCGATGAGCGATCCGCCGTGGGTTCCGCGGGCCTTCCTCGACGTGATGGCACGGCGGCGCATCGAGAATTTCGCGCTCGAGCAAAAGATTTTCGAGCAGATCCGCGGCGACCGGCTCGAAGAGCGGCTGCGCGGCCTGGCAACGCCTACGCTCATCGTCTGGGGCCGCGAAGACAGGGCCATCAACGTCGCGACTGCGGAAGTTCTCCACGGCATGCTGCCGCATTCGCAGGTCATCGTGCTCGACCACATCGGCCACTTGCCGATGCTCGAGGCTCCGGAAAGAAGCGCCGCCGATTACCTCGCCTTCCGTGCGTCGCTCGCTGCTTCGCCGGCCGCCACGGACCCGACCTGA
- a CDS encoding thiolase family protein yields the protein MREAVIVASKRTGLAKSYRGSFNATRPDELASHVIKAALEQVPALEAREIEDCILGCGFPEGAQGMNIARVAALGAGLPETVAGTTVNRFCSSGLQAIAMAAHQVINEGADAAIGGGVESITMGQGKMNADGIVSQKVFDLWPGVYMGMGETAEVVAERYAISREDQDAFALRSQQRTAAAQENGTFNDEMAPMQVKWAKKGNDGNMVMEDKLVDRDECNRPSTTLDGLASLPPSFRPTGTVTAGNASQLSDGASATVLMSSQRAKTLGIQPLGIYRGFAVAGCRPEEMGIGPVYAVPKLLKRAGLKISDIDVVELNEAFASQLLYCMRQLGISDEQINPNGGSIAIGHPYGMTGSRMTGHLLYELRRRGGRYGIVTMCIGGGQGMAALFEAC from the coding sequence ATGCGAGAAGCCGTCATCGTTGCGAGCAAGCGCACCGGCCTGGCCAAGTCGTACCGCGGCTCGTTCAATGCGACGAGACCGGACGAGCTGGCGAGCCACGTCATCAAGGCCGCGCTCGAGCAGGTTCCTGCGCTCGAGGCGCGCGAGATCGAGGACTGCATTCTCGGCTGCGGCTTTCCCGAGGGAGCCCAGGGAATGAACATCGCGCGCGTAGCGGCGCTGGGTGCCGGCCTGCCCGAGACGGTCGCAGGCACGACGGTCAACCGCTTCTGCTCCTCCGGCCTGCAGGCCATTGCGATGGCTGCCCACCAGGTCATCAACGAAGGCGCCGACGCGGCGATCGGCGGCGGCGTCGAAAGCATCACGATGGGCCAGGGCAAGATGAATGCCGACGGCATCGTCAGCCAGAAGGTCTTCGACCTGTGGCCGGGCGTCTACATGGGAATGGGAGAGACGGCCGAAGTGGTCGCCGAGCGTTACGCGATCTCGCGCGAAGACCAGGACGCGTTCGCGCTGCGCAGCCAGCAGCGCACCGCTGCCGCCCAGGAGAACGGCACCTTCAACGACGAAATGGCGCCGATGCAGGTCAAGTGGGCGAAGAAGGGCAACGACGGCAACATGGTCATGGAGGACAAGCTCGTCGACCGCGACGAGTGCAACCGCCCGAGCACGACGCTGGACGGACTTGCCTCGCTGCCGCCGTCGTTTCGTCCGACGGGCACCGTCACTGCCGGCAACGCGAGCCAGCTGAGCGACGGCGCGTCGGCCACGGTGCTGATGTCGTCGCAGAGAGCCAAGACCCTCGGCATCCAGCCTCTCGGCATCTACCGCGGTTTCGCGGTGGCCGGCTGCCGCCCCGAGGAAATGGGCATCGGCCCCGTCTACGCAGTGCCGAAGCTCCTGAAGCGCGCGGGCCTCAAGATCTCCGACATCGACGTCGTCGAGCTGAATGAAGCGTTCGCGTCGCAGCTTCTCTACTGCATGCGCCAGCTCGGGATCAGCGACGAGCAGATCAATCCGAACGGAGGCTCGATTGCCATCGGGCATCCGTACGGAATGACCGGGTCGCGCATGACCGGGCACCTTCTCTACGAGTTGCGCCGCCGCGGCGGCCGCTACGGCATCGTCACGATGTGCATCGGCGGCGGCCAGGGAATGGCGGCGCTGTTCGAAGCCTGCTGA
- a CDS encoding L,D-transpeptidase — protein sequence MERTRFNALAGIAAASLTACIAAGRACADERVPAATRVSSAAGVEVVVYKSERKLALYRGGRFEREFRVVLGLDPDGAKLHENDARTPEGLYRIIARHPHARWQFYLALDYPNARDRRNYEDARGAGRIPDDHGKPFAIGGSVAIHGNDRLVVQDAGIDWTKGCIALSDPDIRAVAAEVPVGTPVWIVP from the coding sequence ATGGAACGGACGCGATTCAATGCACTGGCCGGCATCGCCGCGGCATCGTTGACAGCATGCATTGCCGCGGGCCGCGCATGCGCGGACGAACGCGTACCTGCCGCCACACGCGTCTCGAGCGCCGCGGGGGTCGAGGTCGTCGTCTACAAGTCGGAGCGAAAGCTCGCACTCTATCGCGGCGGACGGTTCGAAAGAGAATTCCGCGTCGTGCTCGGCCTCGATCCCGACGGCGCCAAGCTCCACGAAAACGACGCCCGCACTCCCGAAGGTCTCTACCGCATCATTGCCAGGCATCCCCATGCGCGATGGCAGTTTTATCTCGCGCTCGACTATCCGAACGCGCGCGACCGCAGGAATTACGAAGATGCGCGCGGTGCCGGGCGGATTCCCGACGACCACGGAAAGCCATTTGCGATCGGCGGCTCCGTCGCCATCCACGGCAACGATCGCCTCGTCGTGCAGGACGCCGGCATCGACTGGACGAAAGGCTGCATCGCGCTCTCGGACCCGGACATTCGTGCGGTTGCAGCGGAAGTGCCGGTAGGAACACCGGTATGGATCGTACCGTAG
- a CDS encoding SdiA-regulated domain-containing protein, whose protein sequence is MQAASSNAVCDAATAAGIGAAAAVTRAAAGCGEAMPKLVARAAAKRKLVSRAAALLALLASPLMLAASPAVRDPATVEWALPELLEPSGIVWHPGRRTLFVAGDDGDLGEVSVDGKLLRRFHLGGDLEAITVDPATGLLYVAHEGREWIYEVRPDDFKTLRRITIDRTWKGDPNFLRRGGDGVEGLTFVPDDKDPEGGRFWAVNQYDPPVLVELATPLRSSKEKMLTATIVRVVPVSPAPLSEVTWKSDTREFLVLSAIWRRVAVLDADGNFERSVHVPGFMPEGLTRLPDGRIVIAQDSGGLVLWKPDGDPFRADVASGPPAPAPGQAPGAARTRH, encoded by the coding sequence TTGCAGGCTGCATCTTCGAACGCGGTGTGCGATGCCGCAACCGCCGCAGGAATCGGCGCCGCGGCCGCCGTGACGCGCGCCGCTGCAGGCTGCGGCGAAGCAATGCCGAAGCTCGTCGCGCGTGCGGCCGCAAAGCGGAAGCTCGTTTCGCGAGCCGCCGCGCTGCTGGCGCTCCTCGCCAGTCCGCTGATGCTCGCCGCGAGCCCGGCCGTGCGCGATCCCGCTACTGTCGAATGGGCCCTTCCGGAGCTGCTCGAGCCTTCCGGAATCGTCTGGCACCCGGGCCGCCGTACTCTGTTCGTCGCCGGCGACGACGGGGACCTCGGCGAAGTTTCGGTGGATGGAAAGCTGCTGCGCAGGTTTCATCTCGGCGGCGACCTCGAGGCGATCACCGTCGATCCCGCGACCGGCCTGCTCTACGTCGCGCACGAGGGCCGCGAATGGATCTACGAAGTGCGTCCCGACGATTTCAAGACGCTGCGCCGCATCACGATCGACAGGACCTGGAAGGGTGATCCGAATTTTCTTCGGCGCGGCGGCGACGGGGTCGAAGGACTGACGTTCGTTCCCGACGACAAGGATCCCGAGGGAGGCCGGTTCTGGGCCGTCAACCAGTACGATCCCCCGGTGCTCGTCGAGCTCGCGACGCCGCTGCGGTCATCGAAGGAAAAAATGCTGACGGCGACCATCGTGCGCGTAGTCCCGGTCAGCCCGGCGCCGCTGTCGGAAGTCACGTGGAAGAGCGACACCCGCGAGTTCCTCGTGCTGTCGGCGATCTGGCGCCGCGTGGCCGTCCTCGATGCCGACGGCAATTTCGAGCGCAGCGTCCACGTGCCCGGTTTCATGCCCGAGGGGCTCACCCGCCTTCCGGACGGCCGCATCGTGATCGCCCAGGACTCCGGCGGCCTCGTCCTGTGGAAACCCGACGGCGATCCGTTCCGCGCCGATGTGGCCTCCGGGCCGCCGGCGCCGGCCCCGGGCCAGGCGCCCGGCGCCGCGCGCACCCGCCACTGA
- the glmU gene encoding bifunctional UDP-N-acetylglucosamine diphosphorylase/glucosamine-1-phosphate N-acetyltransferase GlmU yields MTIPRASRKGAAPRPARFLPPTSRSGRRPLAAIVLAAGQGKRMQSPRAKVLHEVAGRSLVSLVLDAVTPLSPSPLVVVVGHDGERVRATVEARATTVVQPHQLGTGHAVLQAKKALAGFDGDVLVLCGDAPLLRTGTMRELVRLHRRVGARATVLSAIVDDPTGYGRIVRGSAGGDIRIIEEADADEDQLEICEINTGTWCFQASFLFHELARLGRNNAQNEYYLTDLIEAASAENAASCVALEDGDEGHGVNTRADLARIEGLMQERLIDGALQDGVTFLDPATAMLSVTTKFGADTVVGPNVRFEGQVTIGSGCTIEGNAHLRNTVVGDGALLRWGVVADGARIGRGARIGPFAHLRPDAELAEEVHIGNFVEVKKATIGARSKANHLAYIGDSSVGTDVNIGAGTITCNYDGFDKHRTVIGDRVQIGSDTQLVAPVTVGADAYIAAGSTISRDVEPGSLAFNDKPQRGRAGWVEAFRKRTRPAAGAKLVAKPAKPVKATAKPGSTAAKPGKTAGKSRNPSLKTGKSAAAAGKPRAGKRSKARR; encoded by the coding sequence ATGACCATACCCAGAGCCTCCCGCAAGGGTGCCGCGCCACGGCCGGCCCGCTTCCTTCCTCCGACGTCCCGCTCCGGCCGCAGGCCGCTTGCCGCGATCGTGCTCGCGGCCGGCCAGGGCAAGCGCATGCAATCGCCGCGTGCGAAGGTGCTTCACGAGGTGGCCGGCCGCAGCCTGGTCAGCCTCGTGCTGGACGCAGTGACGCCGCTTTCTCCTTCGCCGCTCGTCGTCGTCGTCGGACATGACGGCGAGCGCGTGCGCGCGACCGTCGAAGCGCGCGCGACGACCGTCGTGCAGCCGCACCAGCTCGGCACCGGCCACGCGGTGCTGCAGGCAAAGAAGGCGCTCGCCGGCTTCGACGGGGACGTGCTGGTGCTGTGCGGCGACGCACCGCTGCTGCGCACCGGGACGATGCGCGAGCTCGTGCGCCTGCACCGGCGCGTCGGCGCCAGGGCCACCGTGCTCAGCGCGATCGTCGACGACCCGACCGGCTACGGGCGCATCGTGCGCGGCAGTGCCGGCGGCGACATCCGCATCATCGAGGAAGCCGACGCCGACGAGGACCAGCTCGAGATCTGCGAGATCAACACCGGAACCTGGTGTTTCCAGGCTTCGTTCCTTTTCCACGAGCTCGCGCGCCTCGGACGCAACAACGCCCAGAACGAGTACTACCTGACCGATCTCATCGAGGCCGCCTCTGCCGAGAACGCGGCAAGCTGCGTCGCGCTCGAGGACGGCGACGAAGGCCACGGGGTCAATACCCGCGCCGATCTCGCGCGCATCGAGGGCCTGATGCAGGAACGCCTGATCGACGGGGCGTTGCAGGACGGAGTGACTTTCCTCGATCCGGCCACCGCGATGCTTTCGGTGACGACGAAGTTCGGCGCCGACACCGTGGTCGGACCGAACGTGCGGTTCGAAGGACAGGTCACGATCGGAAGCGGCTGCACGATCGAAGGCAACGCCCATCTTCGCAACACCGTCGTCGGCGACGGCGCGCTGCTGCGCTGGGGCGTGGTTGCCGACGGCGCCCGCATCGGGCGCGGCGCCCGCATCGGCCCGTTCGCCCACCTGCGGCCCGACGCGGAGCTGGCCGAAGAAGTGCACATCGGCAACTTCGTCGAGGTCAAGAAAGCGACGATCGGCGCCCGCTCGAAGGCCAACCACCTCGCCTACATCGGCGATTCCAGCGTCGGCACCGACGTCAACATCGGAGCCGGCACGATCACCTGCAACTATGACGGTTTTGACAAGCACCGCACCGTGATCGGCGACCGCGTGCAGATCGGCAGCGACACCCAGCTCGTCGCGCCGGTGACCGTCGGCGCCGATGCGTACATTGCGGCCGGCTCGACGATCTCGCGCGACGTCGAGCCCGGCTCGCTGGCGTTCAACGACAAGCCGCAGCGCGGCCGCGCGGGGTGGGTCGAGGCCTTCCGCAAACGCACGCGTCCGGCGGCCGGCGCCAAGCTCGTCGCGAAGCCCGCCAAGCCCGTAAAGGCCACTGCCAAGCCGGGCAGCACGGCCGCCAAGCCGGGCAAGACCGCCGGCAAGTCCCGCAACCCTTCCTTGAAAACCGGCAAATCCGCCGCCGCTGCCGGCAAGCCGCGCGCGGGCAAACGATCGAAGGCGAGGCGCTGA
- the glmS gene encoding glutamine--fructose-6-phosphate transaminase (isomerizing): MCGIVGYVGHRQAERVLVQGLRKLEYRGYDSAGLAILDEGRIDVRRAVGKLDNLQALLDAKPMSGTTGMGHTRWATHGKPSERNAHPHRAGDVVVIHNGIIENYLELRAELAASGATMCSDTDTEVIGHLIDRERRAGKGLADATRAAIARLRGSFAIVTLSSAEPDRLVAAKNATPVVIGVGDRENLIASDVPALLDYTRDVMFLEDGEMAEVTATSVAVTTFDGRPVSRASRRITWDPVTAQKGGYKHFLLKEIHEQPVAVVDTLRSRLSQEDRAVNLSELGELEKRLDSFDRLTIVACGTAWHAALIGRYAIERLARLPVDVDYGSEYRYREPVADSRTLMIVVSQSGETADTLAAIEAGHARGATVLAVCNVVDSSIARKADHVLYTHAGPEISVASTKAFTTQLAALYLVAVWLGRRKGRLSAADEARYVQALVELPLLMETALKEEEPIARIARQIAAASDMLYLGRGVNFPVALEGALKLKEISYIHAEGYPSGEMKHGPIALIDENMPVLVLLPKDEVYEKTLSNLMEVESRGGRIFAVTDDADLELVRISEWVVTVPRTESLLMPVLLTIPLQLLAYHVAVERGTDVDQPRNLAKSVTVE, translated from the coding sequence ATGTGCGGCATCGTAGGATACGTCGGGCACCGACAGGCCGAGCGCGTGCTCGTCCAGGGGCTGAGGAAGCTCGAATACCGCGGTTACGATTCGGCCGGCCTCGCCATTCTCGACGAAGGGCGAATCGACGTGCGCCGCGCGGTCGGCAAGCTCGACAACCTCCAGGCGCTTCTCGACGCCAAGCCGATGAGCGGCACCACCGGCATGGGCCACACGCGCTGGGCAACCCACGGCAAGCCTTCGGAGCGCAACGCGCATCCCCACCGCGCCGGCGACGTCGTCGTGATCCACAACGGGATCATCGAGAACTACCTCGAGCTGCGCGCGGAGCTGGCCGCATCCGGCGCCACGATGTGCTCGGACACCGACACCGAAGTGATCGGTCATCTCATCGATCGCGAGCGGCGTGCGGGAAAAGGCCTTGCCGACGCCACGCGCGCCGCGATCGCGCGGCTTCGCGGCTCCTTCGCGATCGTCACGCTGTCGTCGGCCGAGCCGGACCGGCTCGTCGCCGCCAAGAACGCGACGCCGGTCGTGATCGGCGTCGGCGACCGCGAGAACCTCATCGCGTCCGACGTCCCCGCGCTGCTCGACTACACGCGCGACGTGATGTTCCTCGAAGACGGGGAAATGGCGGAAGTGACGGCCACGTCGGTTGCCGTGACGACGTTCGACGGGCGTCCCGTCTCGCGCGCGTCGCGCCGCATCACGTGGGACCCCGTCACTGCGCAGAAGGGCGGCTACAAGCACTTCCTGCTCAAGGAAATCCACGAGCAGCCGGTCGCGGTGGTCGACACGCTGCGCAGCCGGCTGAGCCAGGAAGACCGGGCCGTCAACCTTTCGGAGCTCGGCGAGCTGGAGAAACGGCTCGATTCGTTCGACCGGCTGACCATCGTTGCGTGCGGCACCGCCTGGCACGCAGCGCTGATCGGACGCTATGCGATCGAGCGTCTGGCGCGCCTGCCGGTCGATGTCGATTACGGCAGCGAGTACCGCTACCGTGAGCCCGTCGCCGATTCGCGCACGCTGATGATCGTCGTCTCCCAATCCGGCGAGACAGCCGATACGCTGGCGGCTATCGAAGCGGGGCACGCGCGCGGCGCCACCGTGCTGGCCGTCTGCAACGTCGTCGATTCATCGATCGCGCGAAAGGCCGACCACGTCCTGTACACGCACGCCGGCCCGGAGATCAGCGTCGCGAGCACGAAGGCGTTCACGACGCAGCTTGCCGCCCTCTACCTCGTCGCCGTGTGGCTCGGGCGTCGCAAGGGCAGGCTGTCGGCCGCCGACGAAGCGCGCTACGTGCAGGCCCTGGTCGAGCTGCCGCTGCTGATGGAGACGGCGCTCAAGGAAGAAGAGCCGATCGCGCGCATTGCGCGCCAGATCGCCGCCGCTTCCGACATGCTCTACCTCGGCCGCGGCGTGAACTTCCCGGTGGCCCTCGAAGGCGCCCTCAAGCTCAAGGAGATCTCGTACATCCACGCCGAGGGCTATCCCTCGGGGGAAATGAAGCACGGCCCGATCGCGCTGATCGACGAGAACATGCCGGTGCTGGTGCTGCTTCCGAAGGACGAGGTCTACGAGAAGACGCTGAGCAACCTGATGGAGGTCGAGTCCCGCGGCGGCCGCATCTTTGCGGTCACCGACGACGCCGATCTCGAGCTGGTGCGGATCTCCGAGTGGGTCGTCACGGTGCCGCGCACCGAGAGCCTGCTGATGCCGGTGCTGCTGACGATCCCGCTGCAGCTTCTCGCCTACCACGTGGCCGTCGAGCGCGGCACCGACGTCGACCAGCCCCGCAACCTGGCCAAGAGCGTCACGGTGGAGTGA
- a CDS encoding SGNH/GDSL hydrolase family protein, whose amino-acid sequence MNQRNLQRRLALLSVMGFLVVGSEAYASTLTQNLSWTIDRPNTSAKYRVVAYGDSIYAGYDTSIWDLALFSANTVNADYLQHAWNADMDIQNRCKSGAVASDVYNNKIVSESSYMTPSNVRAVSFEMCGNDGLQSRSNLKGQSGTCNFGVLDTALNNCTTYQQNAMTYINAHVYSGVKVKSISNLYYPGYNADNVQSTCKDATTGATVNMRNKFLPYLAHMNWRACNFANTYGFKCNDNFANFMGADYDSNGDGQVDSTALKYVQGETEAAYVTRITSTLKSTIRDANTHYATSSTSYDYIQSDDTHPTYDGGTVSTGIIPGGTASGSSTPDLTDSQYVGGKNPFWNHYGHERMGWGLSVFNPATP is encoded by the coding sequence ATGAATCAGAGGAATTTGCAGCGGAGACTGGCGCTGCTGTCTGTCATGGGATTTCTGGTGGTAGGAAGCGAGGCCTACGCCAGCACGCTGACTCAGAATCTTTCGTGGACGATCGACCGTCCGAACACGTCGGCCAAGTACCGCGTGGTCGCCTACGGTGACTCGATCTACGCCGGCTACGACACTTCGATTTGGGACCTCGCACTGTTCTCGGCCAATACCGTCAATGCGGACTACCTCCAGCACGCCTGGAACGCCGACATGGATATCCAGAACCGCTGCAAGTCCGGCGCGGTGGCCTCGGACGTCTACAACAACAAGATCGTCTCGGAGTCCTCGTACATGACGCCGAGCAACGTCCGTGCAGTCAGCTTCGAGATGTGCGGCAACGACGGCCTGCAGTCCCGCAGCAACCTGAAGGGCCAGAGCGGTACCTGCAACTTTGGGGTTCTGGACACCGCGCTGAACAACTGCACGACGTACCAGCAGAATGCGATGACCTACATCAACGCGCACGTGTACTCGGGCGTGAAGGTCAAATCGATCTCGAACCTGTACTACCCCGGCTACAACGCCGACAACGTGCAGAGCACCTGCAAGGACGCGACCACGGGTGCGACGGTCAACATGCGCAACAAGTTCCTGCCCTACCTGGCCCACATGAACTGGAGGGCCTGCAACTTCGCGAATACGTATGGCTTCAAGTGTAACGACAACTTCGCGAATTTCATGGGCGCGGACTACGACAGCAACGGCGACGGCCAGGTCGACTCGACCGCCCTCAAGTACGTCCAGGGCGAGACCGAGGCGGCCTACGTCACGCGCATCACGTCGACGCTGAAGTCCACGATCCGCGACGCCAACACCCACTACGCGACGTCGTCGACCAGCTACGACTACATCCAGTCCGACGACACGCACCCGACCTACGACGGCGGGACGGTCTCGACCGGCATCATCCCGGGCGGCACCGCGAGCGGCTCGTCGACGCCGGACCTGACGGACAGCCAGTACGTAGGCGGAAAGAACCCGTTCTGGAACCATTACGGCCACGAGCGCATGGGCTGGGGCCTGTCGGTCTTCAACCCGGCCACCCCGTGA
- a CDS encoding glutathione peroxidase, whose protein sequence is MSSLHDFSIRSIDGNPRSLAELAGKTVLIVNVASQCGLTPQYAGLEDLQKKYAARGFTVLGFPCNQFAGQEPGNETEIASFCSTTYGVTFPLASKIDVNGDGRDPLYAWLTGEPTSPDGPGDIKWNFAKFLVGADGCVIGRYSPMVTPEDPALVADIEKALSAASR, encoded by the coding sequence ATGAGCAGCCTCCACGACTTTTCGATTCGCAGCATCGACGGCAACCCGCGCTCTCTTGCCGAGCTCGCGGGCAAGACCGTGCTCATCGTCAACGTCGCATCGCAGTGCGGCCTTACTCCGCAGTATGCCGGGCTCGAGGACCTGCAGAAGAAGTACGCGGCTCGCGGCTTTACGGTGCTCGGGTTCCCGTGCAACCAATTCGCGGGACAGGAGCCCGGCAACGAAACCGAAATCGCGTCGTTCTGCTCCACGACGTACGGCGTGACGTTCCCGCTCGCCTCCAAGATCGACGTCAACGGCGACGGCCGTGATCCGCTGTACGCGTGGCTGACCGGCGAGCCGACGTCGCCCGACGGTCCCGGCGACATCAAGTGGAACTTCGCCAAATTCCTCGTCGGCGCCGACGGCTGCGTGATCGGACGCTACTCGCCGATGGTCACTCCCGAAGACCCCGCGCTGGTCGCAGACATCGAGAAGGCGCTGTCGGCAGCTTCGCGATGA